One Xyrauchen texanus isolate HMW12.3.18 chromosome 26, RBS_HiC_50CHRs, whole genome shotgun sequence genomic window, taaaaatctttgtttgtgctcagctgaagaaagcaagtcatacacatcttggatggcatgagggtgagtaaatgagataattttcacttttgggtgaactattcctttaaatctttaTCCCTAGATTTATGCTTCCAACTTTCTAGCAACAGTTTGGAGAGACCTTTTCTATTTaagcatgacaatgcccctgGGCACAAAGTAAGGTCCATAACGAAATTGTCTGGTGTGGAAAATATTTATCAGCCTAGcgaaagcccagacttgaaccccactgaacacctTTGGAGTGAATTGGAACGCTGACTGCGAATCAGGCCTAATCATCCAACATCAGTGTCTGACATCACTAGTGCCCTTGTGTCTGAATATGAGAAGATCCCTTTCTGGTGGAAAGCCAGAAGTGCGGAAGCTGTTAGGGTGGCCAATCTCCCCATTAATGCCAgtgattttgaaattaaatgcaaCAAGCATATATGGGCGAGGTGTTTGGATGCCCACATACTTTTGCCCATGtagtaaatactgtatgtagGCCTATTTTAAGACATCACTCTCCCAACTATTTCAATAGAAGTATTTGCTGTCACGATTATATTATAGTTATGATTGTATCtcttttatacatttgtttgtgttcacctGTGCACTACATGTGTCTCCTACATGTTTTAGGGGCTCACCTGAATCCTGCGGTTTCCCTCAGCCTGTGTTTTCTGGGCAGGTTTTCCTGGACACGGCTTCCTTTTTATGTGTGTTCACAGCTCTTGGGAGCATTTCTGGCTGCAGGAACTGTTGCTCTTCAGTATTATGGTGAGTAAGAATCTGAAACTTGTCTAAAGACTAATTTGATCTATCTGATGTTGtatataaaataacacattaaaaggGACAAGTGCATCCATATGATTATGATTTACTACCATGTTTTAAGtggtttttttctttccttttttattagttttaattcattttaaattaagcttttatttacagtatatttcttaattaatttaaatggacTTTGGCATGTCtttattattgtttgtgtttGTAAAGCACTTACCATTGTGTttgcaaaaaaatacataataaataaataaacttccaTTGCCATGCTTTACTCTTCATATGTGTTCACAGATGCCATAATGCATTTCAGCGAAGGGCATCTGACAGTAAGTGGTGCCACTGCCACAGCTGGTATCTTTTCAACCTACCCAGCAGACTACCTGAGTATATGGGGTGGAGTGGTAGACCAGGTCAGTACTGGAAATCTACTGTTTGAAACCATCAgacatttcttaaagggatagttcacccaaaaatgaaaattctctcatttactcaccctcatgcgatctcagatgtgtataactttattcttcagctgaacacaaataattttagatgaatatctcagctctgaaggtccatacaatgcaagtgaatgggggccagaactttgaaggtccaaaaagcacataaaggcagcataaacgtaatccacaagattccagtggttaaatccatgtcttcagaagtgatatgataggtgtgtgtgagaaacagataaatattaaagtccttttttacagacctacagagctgaaatattcttctaaaattatttgtttgtgttcagtagaagaaagtcatacacatctgggatgacaatAAGCCAGATCACCCtagcaacactctagcaaccagtctaaaaacacattttgaaacatACCATttttcaatgcagccaaaaagcTTGATGTCAGAAGCAGGTTGTAagaaaacacaaaactccatgtgATTTGCCTCCAAACAGTCTAATCTAAGCAACCAATGAAGATGCCAATTGTTTATCCAGACTTAGTGTAAATGCTGGGATTGTCAACTCAGAACTGATTTAATGTACCATGTTTGTACCACAGATAATTGGCACAGCTGCCCTACTTGTGTGTGTTCTTGCACTGGGTGATCGCCATAACACCCCAGCACCTCCTGGTCTGGAGCCTGTCCTGGTAGGAGCAGTTGTCTTGGTGATTGGCATCTCAATGGGATCTAACAGTGGATATGCCATCAACCCAGCACGAGACTTTGGGCCGAGACTTTTCTGTTATATTGCTGGCTGGGGTGACGAGGTGTTTAGGTCAGTGACAATCAAACATGCACTctattaatgtacattaaatcaGTCTCGCTACACTGAACATACATTGGGCTATTCTAACCAAGCAAgtagtttttctttttatgtaacCCACCACAATGGGTTGTTTTTTCATCCCAAATGCTGGTTTTAGTTTTACAGGCATGCCATCTCAATTTTATATCATAATGGGTTAAAATGTTtagattattaaataaataattaaataaaaaaatagctggATCCATGTTGGACAagctatttattttcatattagaGGGAGTGCAAAT contains:
- the LOC127619924 gene encoding aquaporin-3-like; protein product: MDRLLRKCRIKSSFVRECLAELFGVYVLILFGCGSVAQVTTSQNTKGDYLSINLGFALGTTFGIYVAKGVSGAHLNPAVSLSLCFLGRFSWTRLPFYVCSQLLGAFLAAGTVALQYYDAIMHFSEGHLTVSGATATAGIFSTYPADYLSIWGGVVDQIIGTAALLVCVLALGDRHNTPAPPGLEPVLVGAVVLVIGISMGSNSGYAINPARDFGPRLFCYIAGWGDEVFRAGHGWWWIPLVATCAGALVGSLLYELLIGYFNVDNSAKEKMQIQTLNLFTFSNATTIPTLMYCIYTHLKCAYVHL